From Streptomonospora salina, the proteins below share one genomic window:
- a CDS encoding anti-sigma factor RsbA family regulatory protein — translation MTSRAQTAGTGAEGTGGFQHRGVFFSSAEDLRERVLPRMRAARRDGDRVVLSVAPQTRATLLSGLSAADASGVEPLDPAELYDAPGRTLAALHARARAEHPRPVLVVGEPPLPTQDPVRLREWHRLDSALARALAATRLRMLCLHDARALPEQVRLDIRRTHPVLVAGGAEHDSPDYVGPAEFSAPDRTRLLPPPGGEQRSLEFGGDLASLRTAVTELAEKAEVAPDRLSDLVLAVNELAANAVEHGGGSGTVTLWRSPGWTRCDVTDRGPGLGDPLRGYDPADPLSPRGYGLWITRQLCDYMEIGSAGRGTRIRLHFRT, via the coding sequence ATGACGTCGCGCGCACAGACCGCCGGAACGGGCGCTGAGGGGACCGGGGGGTTCCAGCACCGCGGCGTGTTCTTCTCTTCAGCCGAGGACCTGCGCGAACGGGTCCTGCCCCGGATGCGCGCGGCGCGCCGGGACGGCGACCGCGTCGTTCTGAGCGTGGCGCCGCAGACCCGCGCGACACTGCTGTCGGGCCTGTCGGCGGCCGACGCCTCCGGTGTGGAGCCGCTGGACCCGGCGGAGCTCTACGACGCGCCGGGCCGCACCCTGGCGGCCCTGCACGCGCGGGCGCGCGCCGAGCATCCCCGCCCGGTTCTGGTGGTGGGCGAGCCCCCGCTGCCGACGCAGGATCCGGTGCGGCTGCGCGAGTGGCACCGCCTGGACTCGGCACTCGCGCGTGCGCTGGCCGCGACCCGGCTGCGCATGCTGTGCCTGCACGACGCCCGCGCGCTGCCCGAACAGGTGCGGCTCGACATACGACGCACCCACCCCGTTCTCGTAGCCGGCGGCGCCGAACACGACAGTCCCGACTACGTCGGCCCGGCGGAGTTCAGCGCACCCGACCGCACGCGGCTGCTGCCCCCGCCGGGCGGCGAGCAGCGCAGCCTGGAGTTCGGCGGCGACCTCGCGTCGCTGCGCACCGCGGTCACGGAGCTGGCCGAGAAGGCCGAGGTCGCGCCGGATCGGCTGAGCGATCTGGTCCTGGCGGTCAACGAGCTGGCCGCCAACGCCGTCGAACACGGCGGCGGGTCCGGAACGGTGACGCTGTGGCGCAGTCCCGGCTGGACACGGTGCGACGTCACCGACCGCGGCCCCGGGCTGGGCGACCCCCTGCGCGGCTACGACCCGGCCGACCCGCTGAGCCCGCGCGGATACGGCCTCTGGATCACCCGGCAGCTCTGCGACTACATGGAGATCGGTTCGGCAGGGCGCGGCACCCGGATCCGGCTGCACTTCCGAACGTGA
- a CDS encoding glycosyltransferase produces MKIAMVAEHANPLPAHKGEPACGDSVQVAALARHLAKAGHRVAVYARKHSPALPERSRMGRNATVEHLPAGPEHRMEEGAAAEHTGAFAQALGERLAEDPPDVLHAFGWTSGLAVVSAARACDGERPRVVQTFRSLNAAEQRAGLPERTDRARIEAAVAGHADRIVVGSADQRFELAHMGLPRAKVSVVPFGVDTDHFSTEGGSTADTWSPRRSGRTRMISVTDLAAGGAEVLIAALLRLTDAELTVVAGPGQEELPLSDDARRVELLAKEAGVDDRLSLAGPVDRKELPRLLRSADVYVSGAPYELCGGAVLEAMACGLPVVARGAGVVNEAVLHGTTGTLLREARPDALARAVRSLTAEPTMAAAYGIAAADRAASRFTWERVAAETERAYRHCFPVQEAELPYAAGDGAH; encoded by the coding sequence GTGAAGATCGCAATGGTCGCCGAGCACGCCAACCCGCTGCCCGCCCACAAGGGCGAACCCGCCTGCGGCGACAGTGTCCAGGTCGCAGCGCTCGCCCGCCACCTGGCCAAGGCGGGCCATCGCGTGGCCGTCTACGCCCGCAAGCACTCCCCCGCCCTGCCCGAACGCTCCCGCATGGGCCGGAACGCCACCGTCGAGCACCTCCCGGCCGGACCCGAGCACCGCATGGAGGAGGGCGCGGCCGCCGAGCACACCGGTGCCTTCGCCCAGGCTCTGGGCGAGCGGCTCGCCGAAGATCCCCCCGACGTCCTGCACGCGTTCGGCTGGACCAGCGGCCTCGCCGTGGTCTCGGCCGCCCGGGCCTGCGACGGCGAGCGCCCGCGCGTCGTGCAGACCTTCCGCTCCCTCAACGCCGCCGAGCAGCGCGCCGGCCTGCCCGAGCGCACCGACCGCGCCCGCATCGAAGCCGCGGTCGCCGGGCACGCCGACCGGATCGTCGTGGGCTCCGCCGACCAGCGCTTCGAGCTGGCGCACATGGGGCTGCCCCGCGCCAAGGTCAGTGTGGTCCCCTTCGGGGTCGACACCGACCACTTCAGCACCGAGGGCGGCTCCACGGCCGACACATGGAGCCCGCGCCGCAGCGGACGCACACGGATGATCTCGGTGACCGACCTGGCCGCCGGCGGCGCCGAGGTCCTGATCGCCGCACTGCTGCGGCTGACCGACGCCGAGCTGACGGTCGTCGCCGGTCCGGGACAGGAGGAGCTGCCGCTCAGCGACGACGCGCGGCGCGTGGAACTGCTCGCCAAGGAGGCCGGCGTCGACGACCGGCTGAGCCTCGCCGGCCCCGTCGACCGCAAGGAACTGCCGCGGCTGCTGCGCTCCGCCGACGTCTACGTCTCCGGCGCGCCCTACGAGCTCTGCGGCGGCGCCGTGCTGGAGGCCATGGCGTGCGGCTTGCCGGTGGTGGCCCGCGGAGCCGGTGTCGTCAACGAGGCGGTGCTGCACGGCACGACCGGCACTCTGCTGCGCGAAGCCCGCCCCGACGCGCTGGCCCGCGCGGTCCGCTCGCTGACCGCCGAGCCCACCATGGCCGCCGCCTACGGCATCGCCGCCGCCGACCGGGCGGCGTCCCGCTTCACCTGGGAGCGGGTCGCCGCCGAGACCGAACGCGCCTACCGGCACTGCTTCCCGGTACAGGAGGCCGAACTGCCCTACGCCGCGGGCGATGGTGCACACTAG
- a CDS encoding PP2C family protein-serine/threonine phosphatase, whose protein sequence is MGVAGGEVTVTALTHRGAVRTANEDAVVMGALTVASANMTLPARCVLPVTEPVILAVADGLGGHAAGEIASEHAVHRMAEMSPRLVSPDDVDVLLKNIDEEIKDHATQHAEFSGMGTTVAGLLLNTDGNFWFNVGDSRTYRLEGTRLRQLSEDDSPPLPPSDDGKPVTTNFITQSLGGSGSTAMLPHVGRDHEPDPSAWLMCSDGLSDLVTVAEMERLIAEAGSDEGAVHGLWQAAMEAGGRDNISIMLARRV, encoded by the coding sequence ATGGGTGTCGCTGGTGGGGAAGTCACGGTCACGGCCCTCACACACCGGGGCGCTGTACGCACGGCCAACGAGGACGCCGTGGTCATGGGCGCGCTCACGGTCGCCAGCGCCAACATGACCCTCCCGGCGCGGTGCGTCCTGCCGGTCACCGAGCCGGTGATCCTGGCCGTCGCCGACGGCCTGGGCGGCCACGCGGCGGGCGAGATCGCCTCGGAGCACGCCGTGCACCGCATGGCGGAGATGAGCCCGCGGCTGGTGAGCCCCGACGACGTCGACGTCCTGCTGAAGAACATCGACGAGGAGATCAAGGACCACGCCACCCAGCATGCGGAGTTCTCCGGCATGGGGACGACGGTCGCGGGCCTGCTCCTCAACACCGACGGCAACTTCTGGTTCAACGTGGGCGACTCGCGCACCTACCGGCTGGAGGGGACCCGGCTGCGCCAGCTCTCCGAGGACGACTCTCCACCGCTGCCCCCCTCCGACGACGGCAAACCGGTCACCACGAACTTCATCACCCAGTCGCTGGGCGGAAGCGGCAGCACCGCGATGCTGCCGCACGTGGGACGCGACCACGAGCCGGACCCCAGCGCGTGGCTGATGTGCAGCGACGGCCTCTCGGACCTGGTGACGGTGGCGGAGATGGAGCGCCTCATCGCCGAGGCCGGAAGCGACGAGGGTGCCGTGCACGGCCTGTGGCAGGCGGCCATGGAGGCCGGCGGCCGCGACAACATCAGCATCATGCTGGCCCGCCGCGTCTGA
- a CDS encoding copper resistance protein CopC, producing MTLDMPAALRTPPQQRLPARMRRPAVAAAALLGSLALATATAPPALAHDTLLGSTPEDGDELDTAPGKVELTFSDDIGDGGNAIVVTGPDGADYEEGEVEIEGPDASVGLRDLPAAGEYTVAYRIVSSDGHALEDELAFSVTDEAVAGTGSSPEAQESAPQDGDGADGSGDGADADESPPARSPTDPSVLGPVGGVVAGIAVIALIAILLIRMRNRPGGTDD from the coding sequence ATGACCCTGGACATGCCCGCAGCGCTCCGCACACCCCCGCAGCAGCGGCTCCCCGCGCGGATGCGGCGCCCGGCGGTCGCCGCCGCGGCCCTGCTCGGCTCCCTGGCGCTGGCGACCGCGACGGCGCCGCCCGCCCTCGCCCACGACACTCTGCTCGGCTCCACTCCGGAGGACGGCGACGAGCTGGACACCGCCCCCGGAAAAGTGGAGCTGACCTTCAGCGACGACATCGGCGACGGCGGCAACGCCATCGTGGTCACCGGCCCCGACGGGGCCGACTACGAGGAGGGCGAGGTCGAGATCGAGGGCCCGGACGCCTCCGTGGGCCTGCGGGACCTGCCCGCCGCAGGCGAGTACACCGTCGCCTACCGGATCGTGTCCTCCGACGGCCACGCGCTGGAGGACGAGCTCGCGTTCTCCGTCACCGACGAGGCCGTCGCCGGTACCGGATCCTCTCCCGAGGCCCAGGAGTCCGCGCCGCAGGACGGCGACGGCGCCGACGGCTCGGGAGACGGCGCGGACGCGGACGAGTCGCCTCCGGCCCGGTCGCCGACCGATCCGTCCGTGCTGGGCCCGGTCGGCGGCGTCGTGGCTGGAATCGCCGTCATCGCCCTGATCGCCATCCTGCTCATCCGCATGCGCAACCGCCCCGGCGGCACGGACGACTGA
- a CDS encoding WhiB family transcriptional regulator: protein MNRLYHESEDWVAQGACRQYDPELFFPVSTTGPGQNDADLAKAICRTCRVRAECLNWALSVGEPHGVWGGTTPEDRRYMRREPLPMAS, encoded by the coding sequence GTGAACCGCCTTTACCACGAAAGCGAAGACTGGGTCGCCCAAGGCGCATGCCGCCAGTACGACCCCGAACTCTTCTTCCCCGTCAGCACGACAGGCCCCGGGCAGAACGACGCCGACCTCGCCAAGGCCATCTGCCGCACCTGCCGCGTCCGGGCCGAGTGCCTGAACTGGGCGCTGAGCGTCGGCGAGCCGCACGGAGTCTGGGGAGGCACCACACCGGAGGACCGCCGCTACATGCGCCGCGAGCCGCTGCCGATGGCTTCCTGA
- the ectA gene encoding diaminobutyrate acetyltransferase, whose product MPDEQSDDETSAVSDPGDQPAVVGGPAASDGLLLQEPTVADGPDLWRLARDSGLDMNSPYAYTLWSRDFAATSVIARDSEHNPRGFVTGFVRPAYPETYFLWQVGVDPGFRGRRLARRMLDHIGDRIAELGLTYLEATVTPDNAASRALFESFARSRECTAVWSPLFGSEHFPADDGEGHEPEDLVRIGPLGRPGADRSTSADI is encoded by the coding sequence GTGCCTGACGAACAGAGCGATGACGAGACCAGCGCCGTGTCCGACCCCGGGGATCAGCCCGCTGTAGTCGGCGGCCCGGCGGCTTCCGACGGCCTGCTCCTGCAAGAGCCGACCGTCGCCGACGGCCCCGACCTGTGGCGGTTGGCCCGCGATTCCGGGCTCGACATGAACTCGCCCTACGCCTACACGCTGTGGAGCCGGGACTTCGCCGCGACCAGCGTCATCGCACGTGACAGCGAGCACAATCCGCGCGGTTTCGTTACCGGATTCGTCCGTCCCGCCTATCCTGAAACGTACTTCCTGTGGCAGGTGGGCGTGGACCCCGGCTTCCGCGGACGCCGGCTGGCACGGCGCATGCTCGACCACATCGGCGACCGGATCGCCGAACTCGGGCTTACCTACCTGGAGGCCACGGTGACACCGGACAACGCCGCATCCCGCGCGTTGTTCGAATCCTTTGCCCGGTCCAGGGAATGCACGGCGGTGTGGAGCCCGCTGTTCGGAAGCGAGCACTTCCCGGCTGACGACGGCGAGGGCCACGAACCCGAGGACCTCGTCCGGATCGGCCCGCTGGGCCGTCCGGGCGCCGACCGCAGCACGTCCGCCGATATCTGA
- the ectB gene encoding diaminobutyrate--2-oxoglutarate transaminase, with protein sequence MEIFERLESEVRSYCRSWPVVFNEARGSYVYDESGRPYLDFFAGAGSLNYGHNNPELKSKLIDYLMSDAIVHSLDAYSSAKRDFLSTFGEKILDPRGLDYKVQFPGPAGNNAVEAALKLARKYTGRETVISFTNGFHGMTLGALAVTGNSMKRSGAGVPLSHSTTMPFDKYMDGQTPDFLWFRSMLEDSGSGLDAPAAVIVETVQGEGGINVASAEWLRGLQEVCHEYDMLFIVDDIQMGCGRTGPFFSFEHAGVTPDIVTLSKSISGYGLPMALTLFKRELDVWEPGEHNGTFRGPNPGFVTGAAAIRTYWSDDAFQKETLAKGELMDRRLQAVADELGPDEAHVRGRGMARGLVLERPDAANVLSREAFERGLLVETSGPEDEVAKLLPALTTTEQELEEGLAIIADAARAAMKTPQAA encoded by the coding sequence ATGGAGATCTTCGAACGCCTCGAATCCGAAGTCCGCAGCTACTGCCGTAGCTGGCCGGTCGTCTTCAACGAGGCGCGGGGCAGCTACGTCTACGACGAATCGGGGCGTCCCTACCTCGACTTCTTCGCGGGTGCGGGCTCCCTCAACTACGGGCACAACAACCCGGAACTGAAATCCAAACTCATCGACTACCTGATGAGCGACGCGATCGTGCACAGCCTCGACGCGTACTCCAGCGCCAAACGCGACTTCCTGTCGACGTTCGGCGAGAAGATCCTCGATCCGCGCGGACTCGACTACAAGGTCCAGTTCCCCGGCCCCGCTGGCAACAACGCCGTCGAAGCGGCCCTCAAGCTCGCCCGCAAATACACCGGGCGCGAGACCGTGATCAGCTTCACCAACGGGTTCCACGGCATGACCCTGGGCGCCCTGGCGGTCACCGGCAACTCCATGAAGCGCAGCGGGGCCGGCGTTCCGCTGAGCCACTCGACCACCATGCCCTTCGACAAGTACATGGACGGTCAGACGCCCGACTTCCTGTGGTTCCGCAGCATGCTGGAGGACAGCGGCAGCGGCCTGGACGCGCCCGCGGCGGTCATCGTCGAGACGGTGCAGGGCGAGGGCGGCATCAACGTCGCAAGCGCCGAGTGGCTGCGCGGCCTCCAGGAGGTCTGCCACGAGTACGACATGCTGTTCATCGTCGACGACATCCAGATGGGCTGCGGTCGCACCGGCCCGTTCTTCAGCTTCGAGCACGCCGGCGTCACGCCCGACATCGTCACCCTGTCCAAGTCCATCAGCGGCTACGGCCTGCCGATGGCGCTCACGCTGTTCAAGCGCGAACTGGACGTGTGGGAGCCGGGCGAGCACAACGGCACCTTCCGCGGTCCCAACCCGGGCTTCGTGACCGGCGCCGCCGCTATTCGGACCTACTGGAGCGACGACGCCTTCCAGAAGGAGACCTTGGCCAAGGGCGAGCTGATGGACCGCCGCCTGCAGGCCGTCGCCGACGAGCTGGGCCCGGACGAAGCCCATGTGCGCGGCCGCGGCATGGCCCGCGGACTGGTGCTGGAGCGCCCGGACGCGGCCAACGTGCTCAGCCGCGAGGCCTTCGAGCGCGGCCTCTTGGTGGAGACCTCCGGTCCCGAGGACGAGGTGGCCAAGCTGCTGCCCGCGCTGACGACCACCGAGCAGGAACTCGAAGAAGGGCTGGCGATCATCGCCGACGCGGCCCGCGCCGCGATGAAGACTCCCCAGGCGGCGTAA
- a CDS encoding ectoine synthase → MIVRSMSDVDGTDADIRTETWRSRRIVLAKDKVGFSFHETVLYAGTETSMWYANHIELVHCIEGEAEITDDETGETHLVTPGTLYLLDGHEHHTVRPKTDFRVLCVFNPPVTGREVHDENGVYPLLTEDGQEAAAK, encoded by the coding sequence TTGATCGTGCGCAGCATGAGCGATGTCGACGGCACCGACGCCGACATCCGCACCGAGACCTGGCGCAGCCGCCGAATCGTCCTGGCCAAGGACAAAGTCGGGTTCTCGTTCCACGAGACCGTGCTCTACGCGGGCACGGAAACCAGCATGTGGTACGCCAACCACATCGAGCTGGTCCATTGCATCGAGGGCGAGGCGGAGATCACCGACGACGAGACCGGTGAAACCCACCTGGTCACGCCGGGCACGCTGTACCTCCTCGACGGCCACGAGCACCACACGGTGCGGCCCAAGACCGACTTCCGGGTGCTGTGCGTGTTCAATCCGCCGGTGACGGGCCGCGAGGTGCACGACGAGAACGGTGTGTACCCCCTGCTGACCGAGGACGGCCAGGAGGCCGCGGCGAAGTAG